The following are encoded together in the Peromyscus leucopus breed LL Stock chromosome 1, UCI_PerLeu_2.1, whole genome shotgun sequence genome:
- the LOC114688340 gene encoding guanine nucleotide-binding protein G(I)/G(S)/G(O) subunit gamma-10-like: MSSGASVNAMQRLVEQLKLEASVERIKVSQAAAELLQYCMQNACKDALLLGVPAGSNPFREPRSCALL, encoded by the coding sequence ATGTCTTCCGGGGCCAGCGTGAACGCTATGCAGCGCCTGGTGGAGCAGCTCAAGCTGGAGGCCAGCGTGGAGAGAATCAAGGTCTCTCAGGCGGCCGCAGAGCTTCTGCAGTACTGCATGCAGAATGCCTGCAAGGACGCCCTGCTGCTTGGTGTCCCAGCTGGAAGCAACCCCTTCCGGGAGCCCAGATCCTGCGCTTTACTGTGA